The following coding sequences lie in one Jonesia denitrificans DSM 20603 genomic window:
- a CDS encoding CueP family metal-binding protein — MVFFRRLNPATRLGVSVVVAAVVLVGCAGGDDPADAPSTSSSSSASDGGVSSAPAVAQSVDQLPGWAQELLASHGLDGLDATEIVSVLDETPVAERPTDLIASVRPDALMIIDAAGQEAPLALPEDLFYVSFAPYLTQTHECHFHSLTTCKGELSGVPVSVSITDDSTGSLLVDGEQVTYDNGFTGVWLPKGIDATVTVTYDGKQGSVPISTRNSDDATCVTTLHLT; from the coding sequence ATGGTGTTTTTTCGTCGTCTGAACCCCGCCACCCGGTTGGGTGTGAGTGTTGTTGTGGCTGCGGTGGTGTTGGTTGGTTGCGCTGGTGGGGATGATCCTGCCGATGCGCCGTCCACATCGTCCAGTTCGTCAGCGTCAGATGGGGGTGTGTCGAGTGCCCCGGCGGTGGCTCAGTCTGTTGACCAGTTACCCGGCTGGGCGCAGGAGTTGTTGGCGTCCCATGGTCTTGATGGGTTGGACGCAACAGAGATTGTGTCAGTGTTGGATGAAACCCCTGTTGCGGAACGTCCAACAGACCTCATCGCGTCGGTTCGCCCTGATGCGTTGATGATTATTGATGCGGCCGGTCAGGAAGCCCCGCTTGCTTTGCCGGAGGACCTGTTCTACGTGTCGTTTGCGCCGTACCTCACCCAAACACATGAGTGCCATTTCCATTCGCTGACCACGTGCAAGGGTGAGCTGAGTGGTGTCCCGGTGTCGGTGTCGATCACGGATGACTCGACCGGTTCGCTTCTGGTTGACGGTGAACAGGTCACGTATGACAACGGGTTTACCGGGGTGTGGTTGCCCAAGGGAATTGATGCCACGGTGACGGTGACCTATGACGGGAAGCAGGGCTCTGTTCCGATCAGTACCCGAAACAGTGACGATGCGACCTGTGTGACGACCCTCCACCTCACCTAG
- the nrdI gene encoding class Ib ribonucleoside-diphosphate reductase assembly flavoprotein NrdI translates to MRQVPVYFYSSKSGMVRQFANALGRPVFDIGERDVRQSVPDGPWVLLTPSYKTGNLDNDTIPEPVKRFLRDPQTRRRLVGVMGSGNRNFGSHYQAAARDIARRSGRPVLFEFELQGTQWDVEDARDMLEQLDARFAERAAAQ, encoded by the coding sequence GTGCGTCAGGTCCCTGTCTACTTCTATTCGTCGAAGTCAGGCATGGTCCGGCAGTTCGCGAACGCGTTGGGTCGACCCGTGTTCGATATTGGTGAACGTGACGTGCGCCAGTCGGTTCCTGATGGCCCGTGGGTGTTACTCACCCCGTCCTACAAAACAGGGAACCTTGACAATGACACGATCCCGGAGCCGGTGAAACGGTTTTTGCGTGATCCTCAAACCAGGCGCCGCCTGGTTGGGGTCATGGGGTCGGGGAACCGCAACTTTGGGTCGCATTATCAGGCTGCTGCCCGCGATATTGCCCGCCGTTCTGGGCGTCCGGTGCTGTTTGAGTTTGAACTCCAAGGAACGCAGTGGGACGTGGAGGACGCACGGGACATGTTGGAGCAGCTTGATGCCCGGTTCGCGGAGCGTGCCGCTGCACAGTAG